The following are encoded together in the Humulus lupulus chromosome 5, drHumLupu1.1, whole genome shotgun sequence genome:
- the LOC133778809 gene encoding auxin response factor 16-like, with product MNEPGEAGERRNVVDPLLWHACAGRLVHVPPVNANVFYFPQGHVEHAGANADYTAAYRVPPNIHCRVTAVEFNVELDSDEVFTRISLVPLPIEAYIEAINRDCVDDVLGGIVNLERPQFFSKVLTQSDAHNGGGFSVPKKLAETIFPALDYNDDPPVQTLRARDVQGRIWRFRHVYRGRPLRHLLTTGWSKFVNAKKLVAGDSIVFSKADNGEVSVGIRRVKRESRVGRKRAESAIEAVNNGTTEFCVEATAVYAAVMRKSQLGPGARFKMAFESEDSSRVSWFMGSINSDVDDQPSRWLDSLWRLLQVTWDGGDIKFVRCINPWLVRVVSTHTIQNKDRDRDGGRGRGRGRDRDGTHAAKQLEKSTNTENNNNQILHLFGVRIDTGQKSCL from the exons atgaacgaACCTGGTGAAGCAGGAGAGAGGAGGAACGTGGTAGATCCCCTGCTATGGCACGCCTGCGCCGGACGTCTGGTTCACGTTCCTCCGGTCAATGCGAATGTGTTTTACTTCCCTCAGGGCCACGTCGAGCACGCCGGAGCCAACGCCGATTACACAGCCGCATATAGAGTTCCGCCGAACATTCACTGCCGAGTCACGGCCGTGGAGTTCAACGTGGAATTAGATAGCGATGAGGTTTTCACCAGGATTAGTCTCGTCCCGTTGCCGATTGAAGCCTATATCGAGGCCATCAACCGCGACTGCGTCGACGACGTTCTGGGCGGGATTGTGAACTTAGAGAGACCGCAGTTTTTTTCTAAGGTGCTTACACAATCCGACGCTCACAATGGCGGTGGTTTCTCAGTTCCGAAGAAACTGGCGGAGACTATTTTTCCGGCATTAGATTACAATGATGATCCGCCGGTTCAGACTCTTCGAGCCAGGGATGTTCAGGGCAGGATTTGGAGGTTTCGGCATGTGTATAGGGGGAGGCCTCTTCGGCATTTGTTGACTACAGGCTGGAGTAAATTCGTTAACGCCAAGAAACTGGTAGCCGGAGACTCGATCGTGTTCTCGAAGGCTGACAATGGCGAGGTCTCTGTCGGAATCAGGCGAGTGAAGAGGGAAAGTAGGGTAGGAAGAAAGAGGGCTGAGAGTGCTATTGAAGCTGTAAATAATGGTACCACAGAGTTCTGCGTTGAGGCCACGGCGGTGTATGCGGCGGTGATGAGGAAGAGTCAGTTGGGCCCTGGGGCAAGATTTAAGATGGCTTTCGAGAGTGAGGATTCCTCTCGGGTGAGCTGGTTCATGGGATCCATTAACTCTGATGTAGATGATCAACCAAGCCGCTGGCTTGATTCTCTGTGGCGCCTTCTACAG GTGACATGGGATGGAGGAGATATCAAATTTGTGAGGTGCATCAACCCATGGTTGGTCCGAGTGGTGAGCACACATACCATCCAAAACAAGGACCGTGACCGTGACGGTGGCCGTGGCCGTGGCCGTGGCCGTGACCGTGACGGCACACATGCAGCCAAGCAATTGGAGAAGTCCACCAATACTGAAAACAACAACAACCAGATACTTCACTTATTTGGTGTACGCATAGACACTGGACAAAAAAGCTGTCTCTAA